One window of the Peptacetobacter hiranonis genome contains the following:
- the fba gene encoding class II fructose-1,6-bisphosphate aldolase, with the protein MALITTKEMFKKAYEGGYAIGAFNISDLEQLQGVLEGAKAKNSYVMIQASKSAIQYAGPHTLVEMVKAASDEIGVDVALHLDHGPNFETVKSCIDAGFTSVMIDGSHFDFEENVRVTKEVVDYAHERGVVVEAELGVLAGVEDEVSSDVHKYTDPDEAVEFVERTGVDSLAIAIGTSHGAFKFKGEAELKFDILEEIQNRLPGFPIVLHGASAVDQESVATCNEFGGNIAGAKGVPVDMLRKASSMAVCKINMDTDLRLAMTAAIRKYLAENPSQFDPRKYLGAGKDAIQAVVESKIDNVLGSENSIN; encoded by the coding sequence ATGGCTTTAATTACTACTAAAGAAATGTTTAAAAAAGCTTACGAAGGTGGATATGCTATAGGTGCCTTCAACATAAGTGACTTAGAACAGTTACAGGGTGTATTAGAAGGAGCAAAAGCTAAAAACTCATATGTTATGATACAGGCTTCTAAATCAGCTATACAGTATGCTGGACCTCATACATTAGTTGAAATGGTAAAAGCTGCATCTGATGAAATAGGTGTAGACGTTGCTCTTCACTTAGACCACGGTCCAAACTTCGAAACAGTTAAATCTTGTATAGATGCTGGATTCACTTCAGTTATGATAGACGGATCTCACTTCGATTTCGAAGAAAACGTAAGAGTTACTAAAGAAGTTGTTGACTACGCTCACGAAAGAGGAGTTGTTGTTGAAGCTGAATTAGGTGTATTAGCAGGTGTTGAAGATGAAGTTAGTTCAGATGTACACAAATACACTGACCCAGATGAAGCAGTTGAATTCGTTGAAAGAACAGGAGTTGACTCATTAGCTATAGCTATAGGTACTTCTCACGGTGCTTTCAAATTCAAAGGTGAAGCTGAATTAAAATTCGATATATTAGAAGAAATACAGAACAGATTACCAGGATTCCCAATAGTACTTCACGGTGCTTCTGCAGTTGATCAGGAATCAGTTGCTACTTGTAACGAATTCGGTGGAAATATAGCTGGTGCTAAAGGTGTTCCAGTTGACATGTTAAGAAAAGCATCTTCAATGGCAGTTTGCAAAATAAACATGGATACTGACTTAAGATTAGCTATGACTGCAGCTATAAGAAAATACTTAGCTGAAAACCCATCTCAGTTCGACCCAAGAAAATACTTAGGTGCTGGTAAAGACGCTATACAGGCTGTTGTAGAAAGCAAAATAGATAACGTTCTAGGATCAGAAAACTCTATAAACTAA
- the epsC gene encoding serine O-acetyltransferase EpsC, with amino-acid sequence MSSFRNIINTYKAQDPAATNALSIIINYPGIHAIFFHRIAHFINNLGLKFLARFISQVARFLTGIEIHPGATIGKRLFIDHGNGVVIGETAEIGDDVVMFHQVTLGGTGHDKGKRHPTVGNGVTIATGAKVLGNIKIGDNSKIGANAVVLKNVPENATVVGIPAKIVKLNGEKVNISL; translated from the coding sequence ATGAGCAGTTTTAGAAATATAATAAACACATATAAAGCACAGGACCCAGCGGCGACAAATGCCCTGAGTATTATAATAAATTATCCTGGAATTCACGCGATATTTTTCCACAGAATAGCACATTTTATAAACAATCTAGGGTTAAAATTCTTAGCTAGATTTATATCGCAGGTAGCTAGATTTCTTACTGGTATAGAAATTCACCCTGGTGCTACTATTGGAAAAAGATTATTTATAGACCATGGAAATGGTGTTGTAATAGGTGAAACTGCTGAAATAGGCGACGATGTAGTGATGTTTCATCAGGTAACTCTTGGCGGTACAGGACACGATAAAGGAAAAAGACACCCTACAGTTGGAAATGGTGTTACTATAGCAACTGGTGCAAAAGTACTTGGAAATATAAAAATTGGGGATAACTCTAAAATAGGTGCAAATGCAGTAGTTCTTAAAAACGTACCAGAAAACGCAACTGTTGTTGGAATACCGGCAAAAATAGTTAAACTAAATGGAGAAAAAGTGAATATTTCACTATAA
- a CDS encoding tyrosine-type recombinase/integrase, whose translation MNKLVKNYGGGVRKRGNTYHYYFDGKTIDGKRNKIEKSAKTSNKSEALKQLEKAIEEYYMSEIDFTLSDISFAEAREKFLSEYVANDLKDSTYTNYKQKLNKPQIKVLEIYLLKDIRAKHIQNIIDYMALNGFSKNMVKNTLRTISSLFNFCIRAELIKDNPCDKVVLPSKLTQPERKVALTNKEVKRILNRFKNTHWYLSLMLPLYTGMRRGECCGLRWKNVDLDKGIIYVRENLTQDKGKKWIISTPKTKSSIRTINIPLPLLEALKWQLERNKSNNVATNSDTHVLVRDNGSIITNDTLKYLSRVINYDLGIKFNYHNLRHTYATLLIEKGANIKDVSVLLGHASIKTTMDIYVNNTDNMRDKTLNILNTLYE comes from the coding sequence ATGAACAAATTAGTTAAAAATTATGGTGGTGGAGTTAGGAAAAGAGGTAATACTTATCACTACTATTTCGACGGAAAAACTATAGACGGAAAAAGAAACAAAATCGAAAAATCAGCTAAAACAAGTAATAAATCTGAAGCACTAAAACAATTGGAAAAAGCTATTGAAGAATACTATATGTCAGAAATAGACTTCACTCTCTCAGATATTTCTTTTGCTGAAGCTAGAGAAAAATTTTTATCTGAATATGTTGCTAATGATTTGAAAGATAGTACTTATACAAACTATAAACAAAAATTGAATAAACCACAGATAAAGGTATTAGAAATATATCTATTAAAAGATATAAGAGCCAAACATATTCAAAATATCATTGATTATATGGCTTTAAATGGTTTTTCTAAGAATATGGTAAAGAATACCCTAAGAACTATATCTAGTTTATTCAACTTTTGTATTAGAGCTGAATTGATAAAAGATAATCCTTGCGATAAGGTTGTTTTGCCTAGTAAACTAACTCAACCAGAAAGAAAAGTTGCTTTGACAAATAAAGAAGTAAAAAGGATACTTAATAGATTTAAAAATACTCACTGGTATCTATCTCTTATGTTACCTTTATATACTGGTATGCGACGTGGTGAATGTTGTGGTTTACGTTGGAAAAATGTTGATTTAGATAAAGGTATAATTTATGTTAGGGAAAACCTAACTCAAGACAAGGGTAAAAAATGGATTATTAGCACACCAAAAACAAAATCTAGTATTAGAACTATAAATATACCTTTACCATTATTGGAAGCTTTAAAATGGCAATTAGAACGTAACAAATCTAATAATGTGGCTACTAATTCAGATACTCACGTACTTGTTCGAGATAATGGAAGTATAATAACTAATGATACTCTTAAATACCTATCTAGAGTTATTAATTATGATTTAGGTATAAAATTTAATTACCATAATCTTAGACATACCTATGCTACTCTTTTGATTGAAAAAGGTGCAAATATCAAAGATGTATCTGTTTTATTAGGTCACGCAAGTATCAAAACAACAATGGATATTTACGTTAATAATACGGATAATATGAGAGATAAAACTTTAAATATTCTTAATACACTTTATGAGTAA
- the purB gene encoding adenylosuccinate lyase, with protein sequence MNEIYQSPLTSRYASKEMKQLFSNDKKFRTWRKLWIALAESEMELGLEITQEQIDELKANQDDINYDVAVAREKEVRHDVMSHVYAYGQQCPKAAGIIHLGATSCYVGDNTDLILMYEGMELVRTKLVMAIKALSKFADEYKSLPTLGFTHFQPAQPTTVGKRATLWIQDLLYDLEEIEHFLSDKRLLGSKGTTGTQASFLELFEGDYEKVKELDKKIVEKMGYDKVIAVSGQTYTRKIDSKVLNILSGIAQSATKFSNDIRLLQHLKEVEEPFEKKQIGSSAMAYKRNPMRSERIAALARYVMVDALNPAITTATQWFERTLDDSANKRISVPEAFLAVDSILSLYCNVADGLVVYPKVIEQRLMSELPFMATENIMMDAVRKGGNRQDLHERIRVHSLEAGRMVKVEGKKNDLIERIAADEMFGVTLEELNEILKPEKYVGCAPMQVEEFLKNEVAPILEAHKDDEEMDNEINV encoded by the coding sequence ATGAACGAAATATATCAGTCACCACTAACATCACGTTATGCGAGTAAAGAGATGAAACAGCTTTTCTCTAATGACAAAAAATTCCGTACTTGGAGAAAATTATGGATAGCACTAGCTGAATCAGAAATGGAGCTAGGTCTTGAAATAACTCAGGAACAGATAGATGAATTAAAAGCAAATCAGGACGATATAAACTACGATGTAGCCGTTGCAAGAGAAAAAGAAGTTAGACACGATGTTATGTCTCATGTTTACGCTTACGGACAGCAGTGCCCTAAAGCAGCAGGTATAATACACTTAGGTGCTACTTCTTGCTACGTTGGAGATAACACAGACTTAATACTAATGTATGAAGGTATGGAACTTGTTAGAACAAAATTAGTAATGGCTATAAAAGCATTATCTAAATTTGCTGATGAGTACAAAAGTCTTCCAACACTTGGATTTACTCATTTCCAGCCAGCTCAGCCAACAACAGTAGGTAAGAGAGCTACATTATGGATACAGGACTTATTATATGATTTAGAAGAAATAGAACACTTCCTATCAGATAAAAGACTTCTTGGATCAAAAGGAACAACAGGAACTCAGGCCTCATTCCTTGAATTATTTGAAGGGGATTACGAAAAAGTAAAAGAGCTTGATAAAAAAATAGTTGAAAAAATGGGATATGACAAAGTAATAGCTGTATCTGGACAGACTTACACTAGAAAAATAGACAGCAAAGTTCTTAATATATTATCTGGTATAGCTCAGTCAGCTACAAAATTCTCAAACGATATAAGACTTCTTCAGCACTTAAAAGAAGTTGAAGAACCATTCGAAAAGAAACAGATAGGTTCTTCTGCTATGGCATATAAGAGAAATCCAATGAGAAGTGAAAGAATAGCAGCACTTGCTAGATACGTTATGGTAGATGCTTTAAATCCAGCTATAACAACAGCTACTCAGTGGTTTGAAAGAACATTAGACGACTCTGCCAATAAGAGAATAAGCGTGCCAGAAGCATTTCTAGCAGTAGACAGTATACTAAGCTTATACTGCAACGTTGCAGATGGATTAGTTGTATATCCAAAAGTTATAGAACAGAGATTAATGAGCGAACTTCCATTTATGGCTACAGAAAACATAATGATGGATGCTGTTAGAAAAGGTGGAAATAGACAGGACTTACACGAAAGAATAAGAGTACATTCTCTAGAAGCTGGTAGAATGGTTAAAGTTGAAGGTAAGAAAAACGACTTAATAGAAAGAATAGCAGCTGACGAAATGTTTGGTGTTACTCTTGAAGAATTAAATGAAATACTTAAACCAGAAAAATACGTTGGATGTGCTCCAATGCAGGTTGAAGAATTCCTAAAAAATGAAGTTGCACCAATATTAGAAGCTCACAAAGATGACGAAGAAATGGACAACGAAATAAACGTATAA
- the rlmD gene encoding 23S rRNA (uracil(1939)-C(5))-methyltransferase RlmD: MKKRDIIEFEIGKMEFGGVSISQYGDRRIKMKGGIKGQKVKAAVKRTGRGKADVKMVELLEKSPIETAEVCPHFEGCGGCTMLSVDYAKQLEIKEEQVLELFEDAGIRGFEFLGVQGSPDNVGYRNKMEYTFGDEVKGGPLTLGLHKKGRHIDIQTVDGCMLVDSDFNTILKESLAFFQDAELPYYRVVNHEGYLRNLVVRKGIHTDEIMVNIVTSSQCEFDMSKFADMINGLELKGNVVSILHTINDGLADAVQCDEMRILYGVDYLHEEILGLKFKISPFSFFQTNTKGAEQLYTIARDFIGDHSNKVVFDLYSGTGSIGQLMAEKAKKVYGIEIIEEAVVAANENAKLNGLDNCEFIAGDVKDTVKSLDVKPDLIIVDPPRPGIHKQAIKDICDFGAKEIVYISCNPKTLVDDLKDFIGYGYMPEKVKCMDMFPNTPHCESVVKLYKIMNMACQC; this comes from the coding sequence GTGAAAAAGAGAGATATAATCGAGTTTGAAATCGGTAAAATGGAATTTGGCGGAGTGAGTATAAGCCAGTACGGAGATAGAAGAATCAAGATGAAAGGCGGAATAAAAGGACAGAAAGTTAAAGCTGCTGTTAAAAGAACTGGAAGAGGTAAGGCAGATGTTAAAATGGTAGAGCTTTTAGAAAAATCTCCAATAGAAACTGCAGAAGTTTGTCCTCACTTTGAAGGGTGTGGTGGATGTACTATGCTTTCTGTTGACTACGCAAAACAGCTTGAAATAAAAGAAGAACAGGTACTTGAACTATTTGAAGATGCTGGAATAAGAGGATTTGAGTTTTTAGGTGTTCAGGGAAGTCCTGACAATGTTGGATACAGAAATAAAATGGAATACACTTTTGGTGATGAGGTAAAAGGTGGACCACTTACACTAGGACTTCACAAAAAAGGTAGACATATAGATATACAGACAGTTGACGGATGTATGTTAGTTGATTCTGATTTCAACACAATATTAAAAGAGTCTTTAGCATTCTTCCAGGATGCAGAATTACCATACTACAGAGTTGTAAACCACGAGGGATATTTAAGAAACCTTGTAGTTAGAAAAGGTATACACACAGATGAGATAATGGTAAATATAGTAACATCATCTCAGTGCGAGTTTGATATGAGCAAATTTGCTGATATGATAAACGGATTAGAATTAAAAGGAAATGTAGTGAGCATACTTCACACTATAAATGATGGACTTGCAGATGCAGTTCAATGCGATGAGATGAGAATATTATACGGTGTAGATTATCTACATGAAGAGATATTAGGGCTTAAATTTAAAATATCTCCATTCTCATTCTTCCAGACAAATACAAAAGGTGCAGAGCAGCTTTATACGATAGCTAGAGATTTTATTGGAGATCACTCTAATAAGGTTGTTTTCGACTTATACAGTGGAACAGGCTCAATAGGTCAGTTAATGGCAGAAAAAGCTAAGAAAGTATACGGTATAGAGATAATAGAAGAGGCTGTTGTTGCAGCTAATGAAAATGCTAAGTTAAATGGATTAGACAACTGTGAATTTATAGCTGGAGATGTTAAGGATACTGTTAAGAGCTTAGATGTTAAGCCAGATTTAATAATAGTTGACCCTCCAAGACCAGGTATACACAAGCAGGCAATAAAGGATATATGCGATTTCGGAGCTAAGGAGATAGTGTATATTTCTTGTAATCCAAAGACTTTAGTTGATGATTTAAAAGACTTTATAGGTTATGGATATATGCCAGAGAAGGTTAAGTGCATGGATATGTTCCCTAATACGCCACACTGTGAAAGTGTTGTAAAATTATACAAAATAATGAATATGGCATGTCAATGCTAA
- a CDS encoding LysR family transcriptional regulator: MNLYHLKYFVTLAHLEHYTKAAEQLSITQPSLSHAIASLEREINIRLFEKEGRNVVLTRAGKNFLTDIEKALALIDESINSIHLSEIGEGCIDIAFHKNMAASFIPNLARKFLNEHTGKNIDFKFHYDSESTEELIKGLYSKNFDFIFCSNKINEKNIEYIPVFKQRAVLLVPEGHPLADKESVSIDETLEYNHILYTKNHTLSEKLSSYFNKKESQTTISYKTEDVNVITPLVAGNFGISIVPENNSINLTGVKSVEISDLDWQNTVYMAYLKSSYEIPLINDFKKFIEENTINL, translated from the coding sequence ATGAACTTATATCATCTTAAATATTTTGTTACTTTAGCCCATCTCGAACACTACACAAAAGCTGCTGAGCAGCTCTCAATCACTCAGCCTAGTCTTAGTCATGCTATAGCTTCACTAGAAAGAGAGATTAATATTCGCCTATTTGAAAAAGAAGGTAGAAATGTAGTGCTCACTAGAGCTGGGAAGAATTTTTTAACAGACATCGAGAAGGCTTTAGCTCTTATTGATGAAAGTATAAACTCAATACACCTTTCAGAAATAGGCGAAGGATGTATAGATATAGCTTTCCACAAAAATATGGCTGCTTCATTCATTCCGAATCTAGCACGAAAATTTTTAAATGAACATACTGGGAAAAACATAGATTTTAAATTCCATTATGATTCTGAATCTACTGAGGAATTGATCAAGGGGTTGTATTCAAAGAATTTTGATTTTATATTCTGCTCTAACAAGATTAATGAAAAAAATATAGAGTATATACCTGTATTTAAACAGCGTGCAGTACTTCTAGTTCCAGAGGGACACCCTCTAGCTGATAAAGAGTCTGTTTCTATAGATGAAACACTAGAATATAATCATATTCTTTATACTAAAAATCATACACTTTCAGAAAAACTATCATCTTATTTTAACAAAAAAGAAAGCCAGACAACTATATCTTACAAGACTGAAGATGTAAATGTTATAACTCCTCTAGTGGCTGGTAACTTTGGCATTTCAATAGTTCCAGAAAATAATTCAATAAATTTAACAGGAGTTAAATCTGTTGAGATATCAGACTTAGACTGGCAGAATACAGTGTATATGGCTTATTTAAAATCTTCTTATGAAATACCGCTTATAAATGACTTTAAAAAATTTATCGAAGAAAATACAATCAATTTGTAG
- a CDS encoding pseudouridine synthase, with protein sequence MAKKQRVDKVLSNLGYGSRAELKKFCKQGLVFVNGKAVSNPGLQVDTDIDEIVFNGEKINYREFIYLMMNKPDGYISATFDKHDPIVLDLIDDEYLVFEPFPVGRLDKDTEGLLVLTNDGQLAHRVLSPKKHVPKTYYAKIDGKVTEEDIEAFKQGVVLDDGYETMPSELVILKSDDISEIELTIHEGKFHQVKRMFESVGKTVVYLKRLSMGALKLDETLELGEYRELTDEEVKLIEVRE encoded by the coding sequence TTGGCTAAGAAACAAAGAGTAGACAAGGTGTTATCTAACTTAGGATATGGAAGTAGAGCTGAGCTTAAAAAATTCTGTAAGCAAGGTCTTGTTTTTGTAAATGGGAAAGCAGTTTCTAATCCAGGACTTCAAGTAGATACTGATATAGATGAAATAGTGTTCAACGGAGAAAAGATAAACTACAGAGAATTTATATATCTAATGATGAATAAACCAGACGGGTATATTTCTGCGACGTTTGATAAACACGATCCAATAGTACTTGATTTAATAGACGATGAGTATTTAGTATTTGAACCATTCCCAGTTGGAAGATTGGACAAAGATACTGAGGGACTTCTTGTGTTGACTAATGATGGACAGCTTGCACATAGAGTACTATCACCGAAAAAGCACGTTCCCAAAACATACTATGCTAAAATAGACGGAAAAGTTACTGAAGAAGATATTGAGGCATTCAAGCAGGGGGTGGTTTTAGACGATGGGTACGAAACTATGCCTTCAGAGCTTGTGATATTAAAATCTGATGATATTTCAGAGATAGAACTTACAATACACGAAGGAAAATTCCATCAGGTTAAGAGAATGTTTGAAAGTGTTGGAAAAACTGTGGTATATTTAAAAAGACTTTCTATGGGAGCTTTAAAATTAGATGAAACGCTAGAATTAGGTGAATATAGAGAACTTACAGATGAAGAAGTTAAATTAATAGAAGTAAGAGAATAA
- the purC gene encoding phosphoribosylaminoimidazolesuccinocarboxamide synthase, which yields MNKGKMLYEGKAKRVYEIEGNDDCLLISYKDDATAFNGLKKGQIDGKGVINNRMANFIFKKLEEEKGVETHLVEEISDRETIVKKVEIVPLEIIVRNIAAGSFSKRFGVEEGTVLKNPTLEFCLKDDALGDPMINDSQIMAIGAATKEELYAIKDMTMKINDFLIEYFKQADIELVDFKIEMGRYHGRIILADEISPDTCRLWDINTHEKLDKDRFRRDMGGVKEAYDEVMSRLGI from the coding sequence ATGAATAAAGGAAAAATGTTATATGAAGGTAAAGCCAAAAGAGTCTATGAAATAGAAGGGAATGATGATTGCTTATTAATATCATACAAAGACGATGCAACTGCATTCAATGGACTTAAAAAAGGACAGATAGACGGAAAAGGTGTTATAAACAACAGAATGGCCAACTTTATATTTAAAAAACTAGAAGAAGAAAAGGGAGTAGAAACTCATTTAGTTGAAGAAATTTCAGATAGAGAAACAATAGTTAAAAAGGTGGAAATAGTACCACTTGAAATAATAGTTAGAAACATAGCTGCGGGTAGCTTTTCTAAGAGATTTGGTGTAGAAGAAGGAACTGTACTAAAAAATCCTACATTAGAATTCTGTTTAAAAGACGATGCACTTGGAGATCCAATGATAAACGACAGCCAGATAATGGCAATAGGTGCAGCTACTAAGGAAGAACTATACGCTATAAAAGATATGACAATGAAAATAAATGATTTCTTAATAGAGTATTTCAAACAGGCTGACATAGAATTAGTAGACTTCAAAATAGAAATGGGAAGATACCATGGAAGAATAATTTTAGCAGATGAAATATCTCCTGACACTTGCAGACTTTGGGATATAAACACTCACGAAAAACTAGACAAAGATAGATTTAGAAGAGATATGGGTGGAGTAAAGGAAGCCTATGATGAAGTAATGAGCAGATTAGGAATATAA
- the cysK gene encoding cysteine synthase A → MIYNKITETIGNTPVLRFKEFESENSAEIYGKLEFFNPGGSIKDRIAAFIMEKMLLDGTIKQGDTIVEPTSGNTGIGIAMAAAANGLKSVMVMPDTMSIERQKILKAYGAEIVLTPGKLGMNGAIAKAEELVEARGYKMFDQFNNKSNPEAHKNSTAIEIIKDFENLDAFVAGVGTGGTLTGNASVLRENYKDIEVIAVEPDLSPVISGGKASPHKLQGIGAGFIPSILDTDLIDKVEQISSEEAYSNAIKSASDVGVMLGISGGAALAAAIKTAERLGKGKKVLFIAPDNGERYLSTDLYK, encoded by the coding sequence ATGATATACAACAAAATAACTGAAACTATAGGAAATACACCAGTTCTTAGATTCAAGGAATTTGAATCAGAAAATAGCGCAGAAATATACGGAAAGCTTGAATTCTTCAATCCTGGAGGTTCAATCAAAGATAGAATTGCAGCATTTATAATGGAAAAAATGCTACTTGATGGAACTATTAAACAGGGAGATACAATAGTAGAGCCTACTAGTGGAAATACAGGAATAGGAATTGCAATGGCTGCAGCTGCAAATGGATTAAAATCTGTTATGGTTATGCCAGATACTATGAGTATAGAAAGACAGAAGATTTTAAAAGCATACGGCGCAGAAATAGTTCTAACTCCAGGAAAGCTTGGAATGAATGGAGCTATTGCAAAAGCAGAAGAATTAGTAGAAGCTAGAGGATACAAAATGTTTGATCAGTTCAATAATAAATCTAATCCAGAAGCTCATAAAAACTCCACAGCAATAGAAATCATAAAAGACTTTGAAAACTTAGATGCATTTGTAGCTGGTGTCGGTACTGGAGGCACATTAACAGGAAATGCAAGTGTACTTAGAGAAAACTACAAAGATATTGAAGTAATAGCGGTTGAACCAGATTTATCTCCTGTTATCTCAGGTGGTAAGGCATCACCTCACAAACTTCAGGGAATAGGTGCAGGGTTTATACCATCAATACTAGATACAGATTTAATAGATAAAGTGGAACAGATTTCATCTGAAGAAGCTTATTCAAACGCTATAAAATCAGCATCAGATGTAGGAGTTATGCTTGGAATTTCAGGTGGTGCTGCACTAGCAGCTGCAATCAAAACAGCTGAAAGACTTGGTAAAGGCAAGAAAGTTCTATTTATAGCTCCCGATAATGGAGAAAGATACCTTTCAACAGATTTATACAAATAA